Proteins encoded in a region of the Synechococcus sp. BIOS-U3-1 genome:
- the serA gene encoding phosphoglycerate dehydrogenase, giving the protein MTKVLVSDPIDQAGIDILGQVAQVDERTGLSQEELKSIIGDYDALMIRSGTQVTADVIEAADRLRIIGRAGVGVDNVDVPAATQRGVLVVNSPEGNTIAAAEHALALLLSLSRHVPQAHASMRAGAWDRKKYVGNELYKKVLGVVGLGKIGSHVAKVAKAMGMEVIAFDPFISADRAQQMQVRLTTLEDLFRQADYITLHIPRTPDTENLVNAELLRTMKSTARIVNCARGGIVDEAAIAEAIDNGVIAGAGLDVFASEPLNPDSPLRAVERGLVLTPHLGASTEEAQENVATDVAEQIRDVLLGLPARSAVNIPGLSAEIMERLKPHLQLAETLGLLVSQLSGGQVQELEVRLQGEFANHPSQPLVVAALKGLLTSALGERINYVNASLEAKGRGIHVLEVKDDASRDFAGGSLQLTSRGGQGGHSVTGAVFADGELRVTTIDEFPVNVPPSRHMLFTRHRDMPGIIGHLGSLLGEHNVNIASMQVGRRIVRGDAVMVLSIDDPIPPALLATINGINGIQEAHPVTL; this is encoded by the coding sequence ATGACCAAAGTTCTCGTTTCAGACCCCATTGATCAGGCTGGGATCGACATCCTCGGGCAGGTGGCCCAGGTGGACGAGCGGACTGGCCTGTCTCAGGAGGAGCTCAAATCGATCATCGGTGACTACGACGCTCTGATGATCCGCTCGGGCACGCAGGTCACCGCCGATGTGATCGAGGCTGCGGATCGCTTGCGGATCATCGGTCGAGCTGGAGTGGGGGTCGACAACGTTGACGTTCCTGCCGCCACTCAGAGAGGTGTGTTGGTTGTGAACTCACCTGAGGGCAACACGATCGCTGCTGCCGAGCATGCGCTTGCTCTGTTGTTGTCCTTGTCTCGCCACGTGCCACAGGCGCATGCATCCATGCGAGCCGGTGCCTGGGATCGCAAGAAATATGTGGGTAATGAGCTCTACAAAAAAGTGCTTGGGGTTGTGGGTTTAGGCAAGATCGGGTCACACGTGGCCAAGGTTGCCAAAGCGATGGGGATGGAGGTGATCGCGTTCGATCCGTTTATCTCGGCTGATCGGGCTCAGCAGATGCAGGTCCGACTGACGACCCTGGAGGATTTGTTCCGTCAGGCCGACTACATCACGTTGCACATTCCCAGAACGCCCGACACCGAGAACCTTGTTAATGCGGAACTACTCCGCACGATGAAATCGACGGCCAGGATCGTGAATTGCGCTCGCGGGGGCATTGTCGATGAGGCTGCCATCGCCGAAGCCATCGATAACGGAGTGATTGCCGGTGCCGGGCTGGATGTGTTTGCCTCTGAACCCCTGAACCCAGACTCTCCACTGCGTGCAGTGGAGCGCGGGCTGGTGTTGACGCCCCATCTCGGAGCCTCGACCGAGGAAGCTCAGGAAAATGTCGCCACCGATGTGGCTGAGCAGATCCGCGATGTTCTGCTTGGGCTCCCAGCTCGCAGTGCCGTCAATATTCCAGGCCTCAGCGCCGAGATCATGGAGCGTCTGAAACCTCACCTGCAGCTCGCCGAAACCCTCGGCCTGTTGGTGAGTCAGCTGAGCGGTGGACAGGTGCAGGAGCTGGAGGTGCGCCTTCAGGGTGAGTTTGCTAACCATCCCTCCCAGCCCCTCGTGGTTGCAGCCCTCAAGGGACTGCTGACCAGCGCCCTTGGAGAACGCATCAACTACGTCAACGCTTCTCTCGAGGCCAAGGGACGTGGAATTCACGTGTTGGAGGTCAAGGACGATGCCAGCCGTGATTTCGCGGGGGGATCCCTGCAGCTCACCAGCCGCGGTGGCCAGGGTGGTCACAGCGTGACGGGTGCGGTCTTCGCGGATGGTGAACTGCGTGTCACCACCATCGACGAATTCCCGGTGAATGTGCCGCCGAGTCGGCACATGTTGTTTACCCGTCATCGTGATATGCCAGGAATCATCGGCCATCTCGGTTCTCTTCTGGGTGAGCACAACGTGAACATCGCCTCAATGCAGGTGGGTCGCAGGATTGTGCGAGGAGATGCCGTGATGGTGCTCAGTATTGATGACCCGATTCCTCCTGCGCTTTTGGCCACCATCAACGGCATCAACGGGATTCAGGAAGCCCATCCGGTCACGCTGTGA
- a CDS encoding photosystem II S4 domain protein, whose amino-acid sequence MSLPRGLLIEGLAEPEAMHRLILQAEEVLRTWQPSWSNFLSGPELEDSRRLESLTELRVIRDGGRPDTERCRLQLSRSDQEAQPQSAPISGLRLEGNFLFDRAEPQDMRQALIDLGVTADGLGDLWLRGDRGAQAVCTPEAANHLNGLNGRVRDVTLSVEAVTIDCLQWPAQRLPKRLTSVEASCRLDAIASAGFGLSRSKVIHQIRDGRLRLNWQPVRQASRDLKVGDRLQLQDRGSVEVLSLEITKRDRWRVEMLRR is encoded by the coding sequence GTGAGTCTTCCCCGTGGGCTATTGATCGAAGGGCTCGCTGAGCCAGAAGCGATGCATCGCCTGATCCTGCAGGCGGAAGAAGTGCTGCGCACCTGGCAACCCAGTTGGAGCAACTTTCTTAGCGGCCCGGAACTGGAAGACTCACGCCGCCTCGAGTCGCTGACTGAACTACGAGTAATTCGCGACGGTGGGAGACCAGACACCGAACGCTGTCGCCTCCAGCTCAGCCGGAGTGATCAGGAAGCACAACCTCAATCGGCTCCAATCTCAGGATTGAGGCTCGAGGGAAATTTTCTATTCGACCGGGCTGAGCCTCAAGACATGCGGCAAGCTCTGATTGACCTCGGCGTGACCGCTGATGGTCTTGGGGATCTCTGGCTTCGGGGCGATCGTGGCGCCCAGGCTGTTTGTACACCGGAGGCCGCAAACCATCTCAACGGCCTAAATGGACGCGTGCGCGACGTGACGCTGTCCGTGGAGGCGGTGACCATCGACTGCTTGCAGTGGCCAGCCCAAAGACTGCCAAAACGGCTAACCAGCGTGGAAGCATCCTGCCGCCTTGATGCCATTGCCTCCGCGGGTTTCGGACTGTCCCGCTCCAAGGTGATTCATCAGATCCGGGATGGAAGGCTGAGGCTCAACTGGCAACCAGTCCGACAGGCGAGTCGTGACCTGAAAGTCGGCGACCGGCTCCAGCTTCAGGACAGGGGAAGCGTGGAAGTCTTGAGTCTCGAAATCACCAAACGCGATCGTTGGAGAGTGGAGATGCTTCGCCGGTGA
- the murD gene encoding UDP-N-acetylmuramoyl-L-alanine--D-glutamate ligase: MTLSVVVGLGRSGIGAARLLKALGSEVLILEKAENDACRQKAADLRQQGIDVQLGQPLEISSFEPWLNQINQVVISPGISWTHPTLEALRTHGVPVRGEMALAWESLRESPWIGITGTNGKTTVTHLLHHVLSHGGLKAPMAGNVGYSAAELALGCLEGSTPVPDWVVMEMSSYQIEAATKVAPRIGIWTTLTPDHLERHGSLDAYRAIKRGLLERSQLAILNRDDPEIRGTHSSWGQKRVSWVSTGREYSDTATARLRVSDDGWVYEGKQRLFCSDALAMPGAHNQQNMLLVTAAALEAGLRPETIESALRCFDGVPHRLESLGTIQGIAVFNDSKATNYDAAAVGLQSVPNPAVLLAGGQTKQGNAEVWLQLLKERSSAVVLFGAGADELRGLIEASAFPGAVVTHQGLDDAVPHALELARQQQAASLLLSPACASFDQYSDFEARGNHFRELIEASQST; this comes from the coding sequence ATGACCCTGAGTGTCGTGGTCGGACTCGGACGTTCTGGGATTGGGGCAGCCCGTCTACTCAAGGCCCTGGGATCAGAAGTACTTATTCTCGAGAAGGCTGAGAACGATGCTTGCCGGCAAAAAGCAGCGGACCTGAGGCAGCAAGGCATTGATGTCCAGTTGGGACAGCCTTTGGAGATATCCAGTTTTGAGCCCTGGCTCAATCAGATCAATCAGGTGGTGATCAGTCCTGGCATTTCTTGGACGCATCCAACTCTTGAAGCATTACGAACGCATGGGGTTCCGGTGAGGGGAGAGATGGCTTTGGCCTGGGAGAGCCTGAGGGAATCTCCATGGATTGGCATCACAGGCACCAACGGCAAAACCACCGTCACCCATTTGCTCCACCACGTACTCAGCCATGGCGGGTTGAAGGCTCCCATGGCCGGGAATGTGGGGTATTCCGCAGCAGAACTAGCCCTGGGATGTCTTGAAGGCTCCACCCCTGTTCCCGACTGGGTGGTCATGGAGATGAGCAGCTACCAGATTGAAGCGGCCACCAAGGTGGCCCCACGCATCGGCATCTGGACGACGCTGACTCCTGACCACCTGGAGCGACATGGATCGCTAGACGCCTACAGAGCGATCAAGCGTGGACTGCTGGAACGTTCCCAGCTGGCGATTCTGAATCGTGATGACCCTGAGATCAGAGGAACTCACAGCAGCTGGGGACAAAAGCGGGTGAGCTGGGTCAGCACTGGCCGGGAGTACTCAGACACCGCAACCGCCCGACTAAGAGTGAGTGACGACGGATGGGTCTACGAGGGAAAGCAAAGACTCTTCTGCTCCGACGCTCTCGCCATGCCAGGAGCGCACAACCAGCAAAACATGCTTCTGGTCACTGCAGCGGCTCTCGAAGCTGGATTACGCCCAGAAACCATTGAATCAGCATTGCGTTGCTTCGATGGGGTTCCCCATCGACTCGAATCGCTCGGAACCATTCAGGGCATTGCCGTTTTCAACGACAGCAAGGCCACCAACTACGACGCAGCTGCTGTGGGTTTGCAGTCCGTACCCAATCCGGCGGTACTGCTCGCAGGCGGTCAGACCAAACAAGGCAACGCTGAGGTTTGGCTGCAACTGCTGAAAGAACGCAGCAGCGCCGTTGTGCTGTTTGGCGCTGGGGCTGACGAGCTGCGTGGATTAATCGAAGCGTCTGCCTTCCCCGGCGCCGTGGTCACGCACCAAGGCCTAGATGACGCAGTTCCGCATGCTCTTGAACTGGCCCGACAGCAGCAGGCCGCAAGCCTGCTGCTGTCTCCGGCATGCGCCAGCTTTGACCAATACTCCGATTTTGAAGCTCGTGGCAATCACTTCCGTGAGCTGATCGAAGCAAGCCAGTCAACCTAG